The following nucleotide sequence is from Nitrosopumilus sp..
GAAATACAGTATTTGACAAGATTAAAGACGCAAAAAGACTAACAGATGTTGAACTTTTTAAAAGTCTAGTAAAAGACGGACATGCTCTTGCAGAAGACAGATTCAACAAAATTCTTTTGGATTTAGAAATTCTAGGACTGATTACAGTATCATGGATTACTAAAGATGAAAGACGAATAGAAATAGTCATTGCAGAAAAACCAGTAGATAAAATCAAAGAACAAGTAAAGGAAACTATGGAAAGTGATTATGAAGCTAGTTTCCCTGGTGTTGACAAATAGTTCCTAGAATAAAGGAATATGAAATGCAGCATCTAGTGCGACTGCAACAAAAATTATTGTAAGATAAGGAGCAGTTACTTTGTATGCCTTCCAAGCAAATTCAGATGTAGGATTCTTTGTTAATTTGTAGTGATAAACAAGCATCAAACCTCCAGATACAATTGCAATTACAGTATAAACAACTCCCATTCCATCAGGGATAAATGAAAGTATCAAAGAGTATGGAATCAAAATCAACGTATTGCCCAAAATGAATTTTGATGTTTTTTGCATTCCAATTACAACAGGCAGCATAGGAACTTCAGCTTGTGCATATTCATCTTTAATTTTCATTGCAAGACACCAAAAGTGAGATGGAGTCCACACAAACACTAAGAATCCAACTAAGAATCCCAGTAAATCCATACTACCAGTTGCTGCTGCCCATCCAGCCCAAGCAGCTGCACTACCAGCAATGCCACCAATTACAATGTTTGAAGTGTTTTTTCTTTTGAGCCAAACTGTGTAAATTATCACATATGAAAAAATTCCAACTGCGATAAAGAATGCAGATACTGCATTTAATGCAAAATATCCATAGATTACGGAAATACAACTAACTACCAACCCATAAATCAACACATTAGATGCAGCCATCCTTCCAGAAGGAATTGGTCTAGAGCTAGTTCTAGTCATTTTAGGATCAATATCTTTATCATAATAATGATTTAATGCACTAGAGCCAGCAGATGCTAAGGCACCAGCGATAATTATATGCAAATAGAACCAATAATCTAATTCAGGAGCTCCAGGAACTAGCTTACTTGCAGCATACATCGATGTAACTGCAGTAATCACTAATAGAACGACTATACGGGGTTTGGATATCTCCAATATTTCATTAAATCCCAATTCACTCTATCCTATTCCAAAGCCATTTAATTTCTTCGTCTGGGTGATCTCAGGGATTTCGCAAGGAATAAGTATCTCAGTCCTATCAGCTATCTTAAATGAGTAATTGGGACCTCATGATGCCAGGAATGGGACTTACAGCTATAGGATTAGCTGGTCTTACATTATCATATGCAGGCATTGCCCACACATTCATTGATGGTATGCATGCTTTAACAGGTCTTACCATGTTTGTAGGGTTGATTTTCCTAGCAGCAGGAATCTTAGACGGAGGAGTATCAACCAGCAATAGAGCCAAAGCTACGACTTTGGTAATTTTATCCATAGCCTTAGGATTTGGAATGTATGCTATGGTATTAAACACATCAAACTATACTATCACCATTGCAGGAATTTTAATGGCAATTGCATTCCCTGCAATTATAATCGCGTATCTTTCTATGAAGCATCCTACTATAGTTAAACCCGTAGGAGCAATTGTTTCAATGGCAGCAGCTACAGGTATTATCATGTGGGTATCGTTTGGAATTTTCTCATCTCCAGACACATACATGATTCCACAACAAGTAGGAGTTGAAGAACCATCTGAAGATCTTACACCTTCAGGACCAATATTTGCAATTGAAATTCTAGAAGGTTCAGCCACAGAAGGAAATCCAGATTATGAACCAGATGTTGCAATAGTGCCGCAAGGACACATAATAGAATGGACGAATGCGGATACACTTCCACACACTGTAACAAGTTCAGCAGATGTCGGAGACACATTTGATTCCGGTATGATTGGTGCAGGAGAAGTTTTCACTTTAGATACAAATGATTTAGAAGCAGGGGAATACGAATACTTGTGTATGGTACATCCTTGGATGATTGCCACTATAATTATTGAAGCACCAGCAGAACCAACAAAAGTTTCAATTCCAGCAGGTGCAGCAGTTCCAGCAGATGACCAACTATACTATGACCCAACTGTTCTAGACATTACATCTGGAACTACAGTACTATGGGAAAATGTAGACAATACAATGCATACTGCAACATCAGGTACACCAAACAGTGGAGCTGACGGAGTCTTTGATTCAGATATTTTATCTGCAGGAGACACATACGAATTTACGTTTGCAGATGCGGGAACTTATGACTACTATTGTATTTTGCATCCATGGATGGTAGGAACTGTTAACGTAGAATAGAGTTGCAGAAAATCAAGATTTCAGAATCAAATAAAAAAATTCTTTCAGAATATTCAGAAAATCAGAAACCTAACGAAGCATGTGCTTTGTTATTTGGTAAAGGAGATACAATCATGGATCTTTTTTTGGCAGAAAATATAGAAAAATCTCCTGTAAACTTTACAATTTCAAACAGTCAGTTAATTGAAGGGTATGATCTTGCAGAAGAGAAAAAAATGGATGTAATAGGCATATTTCATTCACATCCTGATTCAGAAGCATATCCATCAAATACAGATAAAAAATTCATGCAAAGTAATCCGGTAGTTTGGATAATTTATTCTGGAATCAACAAAAACTTTAGAGCATTTTTTCTTGAATCAGACATCATAGAGATTCCCATTGAAAATGATTAAGATATCAAGCTAAATGTTGCTTGTTCGCTATGAACATTTTCAAGAATTGATTTATCAGGTGAAATGATCTTCCCAATAATATTTACTGGAGATGCAGGAGTAATTTCTCCAGATTTTCCAATTGGTGTTGGTCCATAAAACAGACATATTGCTTTGCCAGTAGGCCAATACGCCACATCATTTAGCTCTACAGGAGACTTTGCATTTTCTTCAGGTTGAGAAACAGGAGATTTTGAAGTGTAAATCTCATCGCCCCAAACATTAAGATCAACAGTAAATGGTAATTTTTCAATTAATTCATGAACAGTTTTTGGAGAATTAGCATCATCTAATTCTAATTGTATATTTGAAGAGTTTGGAATTTCCACAATTACAGAATATTTCATGATTTATCATGATCTTTGAATTAAATATCCCTTTTTTTAATTACAACTATGGAAATTCACGTATACGACACTTATGTCAAAGCTAAAGATGGTCATACCATGCACTTTGATGTAATCACTGGTGAAAAAGATCATGATAAAGCCATCACATATGGTAAAGAATGGTTACAATCTGTCGGTGAAGGAGAAGCAGAGATGACTACAAATGAATGTCAATTCTGCCATTCACAAGGAGCACCAGAGCCTGTAGAACAGGCAATTAAGGAAAAAGGCTACTTTATCCAAAAGATGGAAGGCTGTCCTTAATCATTTTTCCTTTTTATTCAAAAACATATTTTTTAGATTGACTTGTATATTCATAGTATGTCTGAAAACAAATATTCAAAGTGGACAGTAGAAGGAGACAAGAAAACAAAATGGATTTGTGGATGTTTCCAAACAGCCGACGATTATTTCAAATTCTGTGATACACACAATACAACATTACAAAAAGCCATTCAAGCTCAAATTGACGAGTTAGATATGACGTTAATTGTTGAAGATTAGAATAATTTTTGATTATGAACCTTTTTCTTATTTCTGTAGATAATCACATGATAACGAATAGCATTCTTCAATTTTTCTTCTACAGACAGATCCTCATCTACACATGTAGATAGAAAATCAAGATAGTCTTTGTCTTTAATATCAATCTCTATCTTTCTCAATTCAACACCTAAATTCTGACAGTAACATCTAAGGAATTTTGAGACTAAAAGACGGGGGTTATAATGAAATTAAAATTTAACAGACTAGATTGCAATGATAGCAACAAATGCAGATACGAATACAATTGCAATTGTGTTTAACAGTTTGATTACAGTGTTAAGTGCTGGTCCTGCAGTATCTTTGTAAGGGTCACCAATAATATCACCAACTACTGCAACTTTGTGAACATCAGAACCTTTTTCACCTTTCATTTCAACTAGTTTCTTTGCATTGTCCCATGCACCGCCAGTATTAGCCAAGTGGTATGCAAGTAAAATTCCAGTTACAACTGATCCCATCAATAATCCAGCTACAGCAGTAGGACCTAACAAAATTCCCAAAATGATTGGAGCAATGATAGCAACCAAAGCTGGTTTGTATAATTCCTTAATTGATGCAACAGTAGCAATATCTACACATTTTGCATAGTCAGGTTTTGATTTTCCAGTAAGAATTCCTTCATCTGCTTTGAATTGACGTCTTACTTCATCAACCATTTTACCTGCTGCACGAGATACACCATTGATAAGTTGGCCAGTTATGATAAATGGAATTAATCCACCAATTAGTAATCCAACAATAATTGCAGGATTGGTTAAACTATAATCTAATTCTAAGACACCTTCAAAGACATGTGCTGCTTCAAATTGGAAGGCTTGAATCATTGCCAAAGCTGCTAATGCGGCACTTGCAATTGCAAAGCCTTTCGTAACTGCTTTTGTTGTATTTCCAACTGCATCAATTTCATCAGTGACTTTACGATTTTCTTCACCCATTCCAGTCATTTCTACAATACCACCTGCATTATCTGCAATTGGACCAAATGCATCTATACTAAGAACAATTCCTGCTAAACTCAACATTGCCATGGCAGTCAAAGCAGTTCCAAAGATTCCATAGAGAACAGGGTCAGCACCTTCAGGTGCTGCTGCAGATGCAATACTATATGAAATGATAATAGCGACAACTAATGCAATCATAAATGGTCCTGTAGATTGCATTCCTTTGATAATTCCCATTAATGTTAATGATGCATAACCCCATTTTGCAGAGTCTGCAATTTCTTGAACTGGACCTTTTTTGTAACTTGTGTATGTATCAGTAATTTTTTGAATTACTGGAACCAAAATTACACCAATCACAGTAGAACCAAACAAAGCATATGCTGCAGTAGATTCACCAATAAATTGTGTAATGAATACATAGTTTAGACCAATTGCAATTGCAGCAGAAACATAGAATGAACGGTTAAGGGGTTTCATTACATCTGTAATATTTTTAGAGCCAACAATAACAACACCGATAATAGATGCAATCATTCCAGATGAACCAATTAAAATTGGATAAAGGAAAAAGTTAGGTGCACCAATTAATGCTGCAATTAACAAAGCTGCAAGAATAGTTACAATGTATGATTCGTAAACATCTGAACCCATACCTGCTGCATCACCAACATTATCTCCTACATTATCTGCAATAGTTGCAGGGTTTCTAGGATCATCTTCAGGGATGTTTGCTTCAACTTTTCCTACTAAATCAGCACCCATATCTGCAGCCTTTGTAAAAATACCACCGCCAATTCTTATGAATAATGCAATAAGACTAGCACCGATTCCCACACCTGCAATAGTGATTGGATCTGGATAAATCAAATAAAGTCCTGTAATTGCCAACAATGCCATTGCAGGAACTGCTAAACCAACTGTTGCGCCACCTCTAAAGGCCATAGCAAAGGTCTGTCCAAGACCAGAACTACTAAGATTAGCAGCTCTGACTGCTGCTTTTACTGTAATTTTTAATGAAATAATTCCTGCTACGGCAGATAGTGCTGCACCTACTGCAAATGCAAGTCCGTTTGATGGAGTTAAGAAAATACCAATAATCAAAGATAATGCGATAGCAACGGGAACAATAATTTTCATTTCTCTTTTTAGAAATGCAGAAGCCCCTTCTTTGACGGCGTTGGAAATATCCATCATCTCTTTTGTTCCAGAGGGTTGTTTGGTAATCCATGCGACCAAGCCACCTGCAACCAAAAATGATGCAATACCTGCGATAAACGGCAGAATTTCAGCTATTTCCATGTTATACTCAGCTTGCCAAAGAATAGTAAATATAAATCAAATAGCAGAGATCTTGCTTCTTTTTCTATATGGAGGAAACGTTTTTCCTTTTAGTCCTTGCCTTACCAACTTGTTGAATCTTTTGCCATGAGCAAGGTAAGGGAATCTCATATGGATCAATTCGTGAACTATAGTATTTTCCAAAGTCTTTTCATCAGGAATCTTTCTAACATTAATGAAAACAAGATTGTGTTGAAGATACGATACACCATAATACTTGTAAGCAGAAGTTCGCCGTCCCTCAGTCATTTCTTTTGGCGCATCCAATACCTCTTTGGAAGTCAAAAGAATTTGAGGTTCTGAAATTGAGAATCGATTTGAGTATATTCCAACTTTTTCTAATATCTGCAATGTAAGATCAGGATCTAATTTCACAATGTTTAGTGTTGAAATCGATGTTTATCTTGAAATGTCAATTGTTGTATGAAATTTGGTGTATTTTGATTCTGTAAATGATGAATTAATAGGGTCAGAGGTTATAGTGGAGTAATCATCAATCATACAGCCACCGTCTCATCACACCCCAATTATTCCATTAAATCAAGTAGTGTTTGTGCTTTATTTCTAATTTCGGGAGTAATATTTACAATAACTAATCCCTCGTGAGGTTGACCATACATTACAACAGAATTTTCTGGAGCATACACACATACCGGAAGTACTAAAAGATCTTCCTCACCATTTACCAAAATACGTACAGGCGAATTAAGAGTAAATGCTTTTTTGATGAGTTCAATGCTCTGAGGAGTTATTTCTGCAGGAGGATTGTCTACAGTTAATTCAGTAGCATTTTCTAATTTTGGAGGGATTCGTTTTTTACGTTTTTCTTGTCCATCGACAATTTGCAATGAAGGAATCAATTCAAAATCAATCATTTTCTCAGTGGTCCTATCACCAACTGTGATTAGATATTGGTTTTCTGACAAATGTTTTTGGATTTGATTTTTTTGTGTTTGATTTTCAGGTACAAGTATACCTAAAGGAACTTTCATTTGGTCTCTAAGGGATTCAGGTAATTTCACAGGAATCGAAATTAATTTGTACTTGCTTCAGGAGTTGGTTCTTCGTTTGAACTTTCAGATTCCATTTCCTCTTGAAGCTTTGCCGCAAGAATACTACATTGTGCTGCAATATTTTTTGCGCTTACTCTAAATGCTTCTGCACTTGGAGAATCGGGATTTGTTATCATAATTGGTTTTCCTAAATCAGAGCCAGCCATTATTCCAGAATTCAATGGAATTTCACCCAAGAAAGGCATATTGAATCGTTCACTAATTTTCTTTGCACCACCTTCACCAAAGATGTAATGTTTGTCATCACAGTTAGGACATACAAAATGACTCATGTTTTCAACAACGCCGATAATTGGAACATTTAGTTTTTCAAACATTGAAACAGCTTTGACTGCAACATCACTTGCAACGTCTTGAGGGGTGGTAACTACAAGAATACCCGTAATAGGAATTGTTTGTGCAAGAGTTAATGGTATATCACCAGTACCAGGAGGAAGATCTACAATCAAGTAATCTAATTCAGACCAGTTTGTATCAACTAGAAATTGTTTTAAAATTCCAGAAATAATTGGGCCACGGTAAATTGCAGCCTGATTGGATTGATCAGCAAAGAAACCAAAGGATACAACTTTTAATCCATTTGAATCTGCAGGTTGTAGTTTGTTATCTTCAACTTCCATGAAACCATCTTTCATTCCGAGCATCAAAGGAATACTTGGTCCATAGATATCGGCATCCAACAAACCAACTTTAGCTCCAGATTGAGATAATGCAAGAGCTAGATTTAGTGAAACAGTAGATTTTCCTACACCGCCTTTCCCACTTGCAACACCAATAATATTTTTGACAGTTGCCATTCCAGTATCATCATCAAGTGAACGCCCTTCCATGACTTTTGCAGTCACATTCATATCAAAATTTTTCAAGTCAGATAATTCAGCAATTGCTTTTCTTACATCGTCTTCAATTTCTACATTGAAAGGACATGCAGGAGTGGTTAATTCTAAAGTAAATTTAAGATTGCCATCATTAAGTTCTAAATCTTTAATCATACCCATAGATACAATGTCTTTTTTTAGATCAGGATCAATTACAGTGCTAAGTTTTTCAAGAACTTGATCGATTCCAACCATTGCGTCAAAAAGTCACTTTACATTATTTAAACATAAGTTAGACAGATATAGAAATTGGCAGTAATTTGAAAAATTTGTAAAAACTTTCTGTTTTCAAGCCTAAAATCACCTAAACATTCATAAATTGAAATTCGAAAAAAACTGTACATTTGTTTTCTATATCTACCCTAGTCGATGTTGTTAGGATTCCTCCAAGCTTGTTTGGAACCACACTCAAAAAGGCAGCAGTAAACATCCTCAAAGAAAAGTACGAGAGCATGATTAATGCAGACTTGGGATATATCATTATGATTTTAGATGCCAAAGTAGACGAGATGGGAAAAATGATTGCCGGAGACGGTGGAACGTTTCACAAAGTTGAATTTGAGGCATTAACATTTTATCCAAAATTACAAGAAATTGTTCAAGGAGAAATTGTAGACATTACAGACTTTGGAGCATTTGTAAGAATTGGTCCAACTGATGCTTTACTTCACTTGTCACAAGTTATGGATGATTATCTAAAGAGTGATGTTAAATCCGGAATGATATTAGCAAATCAAAGTGGTAGAACACTAAAAGTTGGTTCTACACTTCGTGCAAGAATTACTGCAGTGTCATTAGGAAAAGCTGCTGCAATGGGTAAAATTGGAATTACATGTAGACAACCATTCCTTGGGGCAGATGAATGGATTGCAGAAGAAATTAAAAAAGCCGGTGGCAGTTCTGAAGAACCTGCAAAAGAAGCTAAAGTAGAGGCAAGTTAAGATGGCACGTGAAATGGCATGCCGTAAGTGTAAATTTGTTACAACAGGAAAAGTTTGTTCAGCTTGTAAATCATCAGACTTGACACCAGACTGGAGTGGAATTGTTTTGGTAGTTGACCCAACCAATTCAGAAATTTCAAAGACACTTGGAATTACTCAAAAAGGAAAATATGCAATTAAAGTAACATAAAATCTTTAAAATCATATTAACATTTCATCATTATATTGACATTTAATTCAAAGAATCAGTTAAGACAGTTTCTTGCAGAAGACATTGGTAAAGGAGACATCACAAGCAATCTATTAACAAAGAAAAAAATTGTTGCAAAGATCATATCTAGAGAAAATGCCATTGTTGCAGGAACAAAATATGCAAAAGAAATTTTCAAAATTAAAGGATGTCACACCAGAATATTGAAAAAAGATGGGTCAAAAATTAAACCAAACCAAGCAATTATGATAATCACGGGAAATGCAGGAAATATTCTGACATGTGAAAGAACAGCATTAAATCTTTTAACAAGAATGAGTGGAATTGCTACTCAGACAAATTCACTCGTAAAGAAAATTCCAAAAAACACAAAATTGTATGCTACAAGAAAAACAGTTCCAGGTTTAAGATATTTTGATAAAGAAGCAGTAGAAATTGGAGGAGGTAAAAAACACAGACTCACCTTAGATGAAATGGTGATGATTAAAGATAATCATATTGCAATTGAAGGCTCCCTCATGTCTTTGATTAAAAAAACAAAGAAGAAATACAAAAAATTTGAGGTAGAAGTTGAAAATACGCAAGATGCAATACTAGCAGCAACAGAAGGTGCAACAATAATCATGTTAGACAACTTTACACCTGCTCAGATTAAAAAAACAATTAACATTTTGAAAAATAGTAAATTGAGAGACAAAGTATTGTTAGAAGCATCTGGAGGAATAAATTCTAAAAATATCTCAAAATACGGCAAAACAGGAGTAGACATTATTTCTGTTGGAAGTATAACAAATTCCGTAAAAGGAATTGATGTAAGTTTAGAGATTTAGTTCTTCCAACAAATTAGATACAGATTTGTTTTTAGGATCAATTTCTTTAATTTTATCACAGCATTGAATTACTCTTTTAGTTTCTCCTAATTTTTGATGAGAGTATGCCTTTAACAACAATACATCAATATCATAAGTTCCGATTTCAAGGGCCTTATCAAAATAAGAAATCGCGGTTTTGTATTTATTTTTGAGATAATAAATTCCTCCTACAGTAAACAACACATCATGATTGTTGGGGACTTTTTGTAAATATTCTGTGCCTAATTTTAGG
It contains:
- a CDS encoding M67 family metallopeptidase, whose translation is MQKIKISESNKKILSEYSENQKPNEACALLFGKGDTIMDLFLAENIEKSPVNFTISNSQLIEGYDLAEEKKMDVIGIFHSHPDSEAYPSNTDKKFMQSNPVVWIIYSGINKNFRAFFLESDIIEIPIEND
- a CDS encoding cyclophilin-like fold protein — encoded protein: MKYSVIVEIPNSSNIQLELDDANSPKTVHELIEKLPFTVDLNVWGDEIYTSKSPVSQPEENAKSPVELNDVAYWPTGKAICLFYGPTPIGKSGEITPASPVNIIGKIISPDKSILENVHSEQATFSLIS
- the nadC gene encoding carboxylating nicotinate-nucleotide diphosphorylase, with amino-acid sequence MLTFNSKNQLRQFLAEDIGKGDITSNLLTKKKIVAKIISRENAIVAGTKYAKEIFKIKGCHTRILKKDGSKIKPNQAIMIITGNAGNILTCERTALNLLTRMSGIATQTNSLVKKIPKNTKLYATRKTVPGLRYFDKEAVEIGGGKKHRLTLDEMVMIKDNHIAIEGSLMSLIKKTKKKYKKFEVEVENTQDAILAATEGATIIMLDNFTPAQIKKTINILKNSKLRDKVLLEASGGINSKNISKYGKTGVDIISVGSITNSVKGIDVSLEI
- a CDS encoding sodium-translocating pyrophosphatase, with protein sequence MEIAEILPFIAGIASFLVAGGLVAWITKQPSGTKEMMDISNAVKEGASAFLKREMKIIVPVAIALSLIIGIFLTPSNGLAFAVGAALSAVAGIISLKITVKAAVRAANLSSSGLGQTFAMAFRGGATVGLAVPAMALLAITGLYLIYPDPITIAGVGIGASLIALFIRIGGGIFTKAADMGADLVGKVEANIPEDDPRNPATIADNVGDNVGDAAGMGSDVYESYIVTILAALLIAALIGAPNFFLYPILIGSSGMIASIIGVVIVGSKNITDVMKPLNRSFYVSAAIAIGLNYVFITQFIGESTAAYALFGSTVIGVILVPVIQKITDTYTSYKKGPVQEIADSAKWGYASLTLMGIIKGMQSTGPFMIALVVAIIISYSIASAAAPEGADPVLYGIFGTALTAMAMLSLAGIVLSIDAFGPIADNAGGIVEMTGMGEENRKVTDEIDAVGNTTKAVTKGFAIASAALAALAMIQAFQFEAAHVFEGVLELDYSLTNPAIIVGLLIGGLIPFIITGQLINGVSRAAGKMVDEVRRQFKADEGILTGKSKPDYAKCVDIATVASIKELYKPALVAIIAPIILGILLGPTAVAGLLMGSVVTGILLAYHLANTGGAWDNAKKLVEMKGEKGSDVHKVAVVGDIIGDPYKDTAGPALNTVIKLLNTIAIVFVSAFVAIIAI
- a CDS encoding plastocyanin/azurin family copper-binding protein, translated to MSNWDLMMPGMGLTAIGLAGLTLSYAGIAHTFIDGMHALTGLTMFVGLIFLAAGILDGGVSTSNRAKATTLVILSIALGFGMYAMVLNTSNYTITIAGILMAIAFPAIIIAYLSMKHPTIVKPVGAIVSMAAATGIIMWVSFGIFSSPDTYMIPQQVGVEEPSEDLTPSGPIFAIEILEGSATEGNPDYEPDVAIVPQGHIIEWTNADTLPHTVTSSADVGDTFDSGMIGAGEVFTLDTNDLEAGEYEYLCMVHPWMIATIIIEAPAEPTKVSIPAGAAVPADDQLYYDPTVLDITSGTTVLWENVDNTMHTATSGTPNSGADGVFDSDILSAGDTYEFTFADAGTYDYYCILHPWMVGTVNVE
- a CDS encoding Mrp/NBP35 family ATP-binding protein, producing MVGIDQVLEKLSTVIDPDLKKDIVSMGMIKDLELNDGNLKFTLELTTPACPFNVEIEDDVRKAIAELSDLKNFDMNVTAKVMEGRSLDDDTGMATVKNIIGVASGKGGVGKSTVSLNLALALSQSGAKVGLLDADIYGPSIPLMLGMKDGFMEVEDNKLQPADSNGLKVVSFGFFADQSNQAAIYRGPIISGILKQFLVDTNWSELDYLIVDLPPGTGDIPLTLAQTIPITGILVVTTPQDVASDVAVKAVSMFEKLNVPIIGVVENMSHFVCPNCDDKHYIFGEGGAKKISERFNMPFLGEIPLNSGIMAGSDLGKPIMITNPDSPSAEAFRVSAKNIAAQCSILAAKLQEEMESESSNEEPTPEASTN
- a CDS encoding heme o synthase, which translates into the protein MGFNEILEISKPRIVVLLVITAVTSMYAASKLVPGAPELDYWFYLHIIIAGALASAGSSALNHYYDKDIDPKMTRTSSRPIPSGRMAASNVLIYGLVVSCISVIYGYFALNAVSAFFIAVGIFSYVIIYTVWLKRKNTSNIVIGGIAGSAAAWAGWAAATGSMDLLGFLVGFLVFVWTPSHFWCLAMKIKDEYAQAEVPMLPVVIGMQKTSKFILGNTLILIPYSLILSFIPDGMGVVYTVIAIVSGGLMLVYHYKLTKNPTSEFAWKAYKVTAPYLTIIFVAVALDAAFHIPLF
- a CDS encoding CDC27 family protein yields the protein MTGLFSRGPKDPQKKKNVQKLKEIKKLVKEKKYAQALKLGTEYLQKVPNNHDVLFTVGGIYYLKNKYKTAISYFDKALEIGTYDIDVLLLKAYSHQKLGETKRVIQCCDKIKEIDPKNKSVSNLLEELNL
- a CDS encoding DNA-directed RNA polymerase, which translates into the protein MFSISTLVDVVRIPPSLFGTTLKKAAVNILKEKYESMINADLGYIIMILDAKVDEMGKMIAGDGGTFHKVEFEALTFYPKLQEIVQGEIVDITDFGAFVRIGPTDALLHLSQVMDDYLKSDVKSGMILANQSGRTLKVGSTLRARITAVSLGKAAAMGKIGITCRQPFLGADEWIAEEIKKAGGSSEEPAKEAKVEAS
- a CDS encoding GTP-dependent dephospho-CoA kinase family protein — its product is MKVPLGILVPENQTQKNQIQKHLSENQYLITVGDRTTEKMIDFELIPSLQIVDGQEKRKKRIPPKLENATELTVDNPPAEITPQSIELIKKAFTLNSPVRILVNGEEDLLVLPVCVYAPENSVVMYGQPHEGLVIVNITPEIRNKAQTLLDLME
- a CDS encoding DUF2024 family protein; translated protein: MEIHVYDTYVKAKDGHTMHFDVITGEKDHDKAITYGKEWLQSVGEGEAEMTTNECQFCHSQGAPEPVEQAIKEKGYFIQKMEGCP
- the spt4 gene encoding transcription elongation factor subunit Spt4; this translates as MACRKCKFVTTGKVCSACKSSDLTPDWSGIVLVVDPTNSEISKTLGITQKGKYAIKVT